The genomic interval CCTGGAACCTCAGCAATCTCGGCCAATAGTCTtggatactgggagctgaagtccaaaacaccaggaaggccagagattgggaaccactgccctagaggaaggcaatgacaatcttGTTACGGAAAATGctatcatagggttgccatgaggtgACATTGACTTGGAGatatattacaacaacaacatttgagtCCTACCCACATCCTTGAAACAACATATATATCTGTTATATGCTGTTTCAAGGATTTGGGTAGGActcaaatgtgttgttgttgtaatatgcagtgggcccttgttatccagtgaggtttggtcccaggacctccgatggatagcaaaatccacagatgctcaagtcccatcaaatacaatggcatagcaaaatggtctcccttatataaaatggcaaaatcaataataatcatcataatcatagtaacaacagcaacaacttttaTTTGTTACAAAGACAACCGGagtggcttacaatgtaaaaTCCCAACAGTGCACCATATATATAACCCAATCTTCCCTCCCCCcattaaaaagacaattaaacatataacaagttaaaacaaccTATTAAACAATCCATTGATTTAAAATTGTCCCTAGAATTAACAGCAATCAAAGTTTGCTATatggagtttatatatttttaaaatgtttttaagccgtgaatgcttgaatccatggataaaaaaatctgtggatacagaggactgactgtttCTTCTAGTCAATGCCAgatcatggtgaccctatgaatttatatatgtgtgtgtgtgtgtgtgtgtgtgtgtgtgtgtgtgtgtgtgtatcacacatacagtacatataaatAATTATGGTGGCTTTTTCATGCAGTTCAGGAATGAGCAAGTATGGTCTTCAAGATGTTTTGGtcctacaacttccatcatccctagccaacaAAGCCAATGGTAAAGGATCCTGGAAATTGCAAAACAATTCCAGAAGCATCTGGAAGGCCCTGATGCAAATCATGTTGCACTTTGGTATTTGGTTCCTCATTCCACCACTGCTTTCTTGCACGGCCAGCGCATGTTACATAACAATCTGCCTAGTGCCTCCGTTTAAGCATATGATTAGCTGAAAGCGTAAATAAAATTAGGTGCATAGTTGAAGTGCATGATTAAGTGCTTTCCAGGATTGGAGCCAAGTCTTGCAGCATTTCATGAGACGCTGGCTTGTTCCTTACTGGCTGGCTGACCGGAGTTGCCAAGCACATGCTCAGTGCTGCTGTTGTGCCCTGGAACGAAAGCAAAAGAAAACGTCACAATCCTATCAAGGCAAAGCCCTGGTTTTGCACTCAGGAGACTGAGCTCTGCAACTTTCGGTTGGATTTATCGGTTCTTTCCCTCTTTTGGCTGGAGAGAAAGCGTCAAAAGATCGTGCAGCTCTGATTTCAATGGCAATTCCGGCTTTTCAGATCCCACCAGAAGTTGCCACGGACTTTCTCACATTTGTATACTAAGACTGTGTGCCCAGGACCACATGCTGTACCTTTTTGGATTCCTCTGAACCTGCCACAGTTTAACCACTAATCCTAAATGGGTCTGATAGTGAAGCACTTTTACAAAAGGTCTGGTTCATAGAGTTGTACATAGGTCAGCCTCCACCTGCCTATTGCATCCATTCTTGGAAAAAGCTGCAACAAGCTGCCATTGCTGAATAATCCCATCTCCTTGCCCTGCATTAATGATAAGGATGAAACGTCTCCCTCCACATTGCTTGTCCCTACCAGGAGCAACTAGCTACAGagggatagaatcatagggtGGAAGGGACCACAGAGggcatccagtacaaccccattctgccatgcaagaagacacaatccaagcactcccaaaagatggccatccagcctctgttgaaaagccttcaaagaaggagattccgccattctctgaggcagcgtcttccaccatcaaacaactcttacaaacaggacattcctcctaatctttaggaggaatctcttctcttgtactttgtattcattgctctgggtcctattctctggagcagcagaaaacaagcttgctccctcctcaatatgacactccttcaaatatttaaacagggctctcatatcatctcttaaccttctcttctccaggctaaacataccctgcttcctttcctcatagggcttcatggtttccagacccttcaccattttggtcaccctcctttggacatgctccattttctcagtatcctttttaaattgtgatgcccagaactgaacatagtattccaggtggggtctgaccagagcagaatagagtggcactattgcttcccttgatctagactagacactatacttctattgaggcagcctaggatcgcattggcttttttagctgctgcatcacactatagAGGCATAACCACACAGTCTCATTTTCACCTTTCATTCTAGTAAAGGAAAAATAGGAAAGTGAGTGGCTGATGGTGCCAGTTTTTTCCTTACCCACAAGAAACTTCAACAGAGAGTCCTCAATATCTAAGGATTCCCAGAAATGTCATCATGAGTGTGCCTCCGtgaaagattgcatgtacagcgctgtgtaaatttacagcgcttcataaataaaggttaataataataataataataacacaatttTAAGAAAGCGTCTTTAGCCGTGTGAATCAGAAACAAACCTCGCCCCACCTTGCAAACTGAAACGATAATCTTGACTAATTTAAAGTCAAGGCCTCATtattttccctggaagcaaaTGGTCCTCTTTTGCATAATttggaaattgttgttgttagaatGACAGCAAATGAAATGATTAAGCAGTTCTGCTCCCTGTGTTCATTTCTGGAAGAGCTCAGCTGGGTAGATCGGGTGCATAACTCTACTCAATAATAGCCAAACAAAAGCTGGAAATCTTTATGttctctcccagcagacaatgagttTCTCACGGCATCTTGTTTGCATATGAACAAGGGCTTATTTGCATGGCAAAGATGAAAGCAATCACTTTTGATTTCCCCCATCAATGGTTAAAAGAACATACCCTGCAAACACTTTTGCAGTCATCAGACCTGCAAAGGGGAGATGCAGGGACTTTTGATGGAAGGAGgaggttgttttaaaaagaggactTGTACCTACAAACAGAAAAGCCAGCATGGAATAGTGGCCTGAGCATTGAGAAcatgctggagatcagggtttgaatccctgcttggccacgggAACCctttgggagaccttgggcaaatcacactctcttagcctcagaggattccaaaggcaaaaccctctgaacaaatcttgtcaagaaaactccatgatagggttgcctcaccaagctacacatcccaggattgtgtaggatggagctgtggtagttaaagtggtgtcaaagtgcattatttctgcagtgtagatcccctagtccagtggttcccaaactttggtcctccagatggtttggacttcagctccgaAAATgccagactgttggccaagctgtctggggcttctgggaattgaagtccaaaatacctggaggaccaaagtttgggaaccattgccctagtccaatgctcaaagcaatGCACCATGCCGGCACGAAATTtacaatgttttttattttattctatcaAGAGTGGGGTTTATTTGATCTCAGCTGAGAATAAGGTGACAttgtttttttgcaaaacatGGTGCAAACTCATAATGACTTGTATACCAAAGCCATGGTGAAGAAGACATTGCTGTGCTCCATGATCTGCTGTAGAATTTAGCTTTGTTGATATTTTATCTGGacttcttttttattgtattctggTGATGGTTTTATGACATTATTTTATTGGGGTGGCATGGGGCAGTattttttctttgatttcttATAAGCCGCCATAGATATGTTGAGGTGCTTGCTATATGGATTTCTTATAAGCTGCCTTAGATATCTTTGGGTTTCTTCTATATGCTTCATCTTGAACTATGGTTCCCTTCTTGTTTGGCCCTAGTAGGTGCTCTTGCATCCAACGCCTCTTGGTTTTGAAAGGCTATACCTGGCAACGTTGTGAGTTTTTTTAGCACCTTCTCAAATGACCCATTTTAATAACCTGAAAGCTATTATATAACAAGCAGCCATAAATTAGTACAAGGCCCCGGGGGAGAAAACCCTCACCGTTCAGCAATGAATAGTTAATGCAGCAAAGTGTTGAGCAGGTTATTAGTTTTCACTGTACAAATGCTGATCGGGGAATGCTTTTTATATAAGgtgtttaaaagaaaatataattaacCGGGTGGTGTGCTTCTGTTGCAGCTCAAATTGAAATTATTCCATGCAAGATCTGTGGAGACAAATCATCAGGAATCCATTATGGTGTCATTACCTGCGAGGGTTGCAAGGTAAGCTTTTTAAACATACATATGTACACTGTATTCTTCCTCCAGCCGCATATGCATGCATATGGTTAGGGAAAACACTGCCTGTTCTAGATGGAAAAAATTGATTTTGCACCCTGCTTGTACAGTTATGGACAAATGCAATTGGTACCATCAATAGGTTTTAAACTATTTAGCTGCATTTTGTTCCTTAAATGGTGTTTGTCTATTTTGTATTCATTCTTAAAACTTCATCcatccatacatacatacactgccttggagaatggtggcgtctcctcctttggaggtttttaaactgaggctggatggccatctgtcccaggaagggcttggatggtgtgttgttgtttttttgcatggcagaaggggttggactgcatggcgcttggggtcccttccaactctatgattctgtgaaacccAGGGATGAAGAAAGGAGAAATATGTTGGCATTTTACACCTCAATTCTCTTCTGGAAGCACAAGTGTccaaggagctgggtatgtttttcctggggaagagaaggttaagaggtgacatgaaagccatatctaaatatttgaagggatgtcctactGAGGACAGAGGATGctttttctctgctgccccaaagaCTAGgatatgaagcaatggattcaaactgcaggaaaagagattccacctaaacgttaggaataaCTTCTTTATTGTaaaagctgttcaatagtggaaggcGCTGCCTCGGAGCGTGGTGGAATCTTCTTATTGGGAGTtttaaaacaaaggctggatggccagctttCAGAGGTGCTGTGATAGTGTCTgatgcatggaagaatggggttggatggcccttggggtctctttcaactctgtgattctgtgacccTATTCCCCCAAATATTGGTTGAATGGACACCGGGGTTGCCATATTGAATTGGAGCAGGGGCCATGATGTcaatagggttggtgtcactccaaTGCAATAACTCATGTTGCCACCCCCAGGCTACCTGGAACATCCCCAGTCAGGCCAATGGTCCCTCAGGAATAGATGGGGCTGTTGTGGAAGGGAAAGGTTTTGGTCTGCTTGCCACTAATGGCTAGTGGACCAAGGCACCCAGAGGGACCATCCATGTCCCAGGTCGTTTCAACCTACCTGCCTTGTTTGCAACTCTAAACAAGGTCCAGGCATCACCTGGAGAAGGTTGTGGCCTCTAGGTAGTATCCTCCAGACCCATGGGTGGGTAGACCAGGTCCTTTCCAGGATCTTCAGTTTCCAAGAGTAGCGCTCCCTTCTAACACTGATTCTATGACCCTATTCCCCCAAATATTGGTTGAATGgacactagggttgccagattgaattGGGGCTGAGGTGGTGGCATCAATTGCGTTGGTATCACTCCAGTGAGGTAACTTAGGTTGTCACCCCAGGCTACCTGAAACACCCCCAGTCAGGCCAATGGTCCCACAGGAGTAGATCAGGCTGCTGTGTTACCCATGCCTCCCAGATTTGGGCCATTagcaaacttgataaggattacCCCCTCCCCATCATCATCTAAAGCAGTGGcccccaacctttggtcctctgaATGTTTCGCAGTTCAGTCCCCAACTTGACTATTGGacatgttggctggggcttctgcaatctgaagtccaaaacaaatggaggacagaAGACTGGGAACCAGTgatctaaatcattgataaagagttGCAGAGGGATGCGGAGAAAACTTTCAGCAATGAAAGCCGAGAGTTCTGTTCATCCCAAATATGAAAGCTAAGGGAGACCAGCCCATCCTCTTCCCACCTGGGATGTTGCTACTCTCTGTGACACACCTCAAATTCCTTGGTACATCCAGGCTTTATTAAATCCATTCTAGTCCCAGATGTGATCCAAGTAAACAGAAATCACGAATATTTTAGCACACTTATTCTATCCATGACAAATTAGGTTTGGCATTTATTTCATGTGGGCCAGGAAGCCACAAAGATCTCAGTAACCTTTGAAGGAGTTTTTCGCACTCTGCAATATTGGGGTGTTGTCCCCTTGTAAATGGATCTATTATATAGAGAAAATAACTGTGTCTTCTTCGAGTCTGGAATTATGGAAACCTTTCTACCCCTAGCAGTACTTATTTATGGGATATATTTACTTTTCACCCTCTGTTTGAATTGAAATATTGCGTCCTTGATGTATTTCGGCTCCCGGTGCTCTGGCCTTGGTTTCAAATGAATCTCTCCAACACACCTTTACAACTTATTTCTAGCACAGTGCTGCACACAGTCCTTGGGCTACTTTTAGACCTGGAGGAGTGGCAGTTTTTAATAGAGATCTCAAGCAGAAAATGCCGTTCTCGCACTTTCAGTGCAGTGTGACTGCCATAACTCAATGATATGGCATTCtgaaatttgtatttttgtgagatcatagaatcttagaattgtagagttggaagagatcccaagggcaacccagtccaaccccattctgccatgcaggaactctcaatcaaagcatacctgacagatggccatccagtctctgtttaaagacctctaaggaaggagactccactactctccaaggaaggagtgtgttccactgttgaacagcccttgctgtcaggaagttcctcctaatgttgagctggaatctcttttcctgcagcttgcatccattcctccaggtcctagtctctggagcagcagaaaacaagcttgctccctcctcaatatgacatcccttcaagtatttaaacagggctatcatatcacctcttagccttctcttctccaggctaaacattcccagctccctgagtctttcctcatagggcttcatggtttccagacacttcaccattttggtagacctcctttggacatgctccagtttctcaatgtcctgtttgaattgttttgcccagaactggacacagtattccaggtggggcctgaccagagcagaatacagtggcactattacttcccttgatctagacactatacttctgttgatgcagcctaaaatcacattggccttgttagctgccgcatcacactgttgactcatgttcaacttatggtctacttggactcgcagatatcccagaattccacagcattatgCCATGGAAGtttaaacagtgtcaaactgctttatttgtgcagtgtagatacagcccaaGTGCATCTTGGTTAGCTTTTGGATGTGATCTTGGTTAGCTTTTCAGGGGTTAGGTACCATCTTTAAATATACTTTATGGAAGTTTTCCCTTAGATCTTGACATGCTGTGTATCTTAATCTTTTGTTCCATCTTATCTCCCATTGTTGTAATTCCATTGGATGGCCTCTGTTTTGGGACCATTTAATCCTATTTTCTTGGTAGAATGatagaatattattttatttaataactgTTGCAGGAATGATATATGCAATGGAATGGAAATCAGGGGGAAATACTTATTGTCTGTCGGGATTGCTATAGTTGAGTCAGAAATGGAGTCATATTATCATGTTGTGATCTTGTGTATTAACAGTAAAACTGATAAAATTTGGCACTTAAGCTTTATAATGCTGTAAGAAGAAAGATCAATACAAACAGGAAAAAATTCTTTATGGAGATCAGCATAGAAGAACAAAAATATTGAGAAAATAACAAAATTGTCATAAACTTAAATAGAGAGAAAGCGCCAAGAGACTGAAGGGATGGAAGTAGTGAATGCTGAAGGGAATTTATGTTGGTGAGAAAGTTATATGTATGTTATACGTTTGTAATAGactgaggataataataataataataataataataataataataataataataatttttatttatatcctacctctccagttggatcgaggcagcttacaataaaagtgaaatacagtgcgcccgtgcaatacatgggcacactatacgtggctttcagcatacactgaaagctgcaagGGAGCCTGTGGGAGTGTGTGGGGCGCAAGCGGTGGTGCGTCCCATTAAGCTTAATGGGGCGCGCGCCCATGGCGTGTGCCGCTATGCCGCtgcaccatgcacgagccccattactttcaatgggactCGAACATACACAGGGGttttttttacatggggggggagtccggaacggatcccctgcgtataaaaagggcgcactgtacaaatacaaaatgcagtaaaatacagaataaaaccccccatccctccctccaacaCAACAACCCTAGTAGATGTGTGAATGAGAACATCTGTATGATTTGTTATGattgttttattgtatatattttttgtttataaactcaataaaatatttaataataataataataataataataataataataatgtgaatgcACTTATCAGAATAAAGGAATCTGTTTAATTTACCTCCTCAAAGGAAGCGGGGAAAACGTCCATCCGCGTTTTGTGGttggatttgttttctctttccgcTCTCCGTTGCTTTTCAAGCCCGGCAGAGACGTGAGCTGCTCCGCAAGCATTGGGTCTTTTGACAATTTTCGTTTAATGAATTGATTCCTACAGTTCATTAACATGCCCACTTCCACTTCTGTATACACATATGTCTTAATTAACTGCTCATTGGCTGTTTAATTACAAGAAAACAGCTGACAGCTGCCTTGTTGCATCCTAATGGCAGagactccaggaaaaaaaaaaggatgcacACCAGCCTGCGACAACAAAGACTTATTCATAATCCTATGATTTATGGCGAACACTTACACGTTTCCATGTATCATTACATTTTGCAATATTCTAGTAATTGCCAATTAGGGATCGGAGGGTTGCGCTCCCCTGCGCTTATTCTGCATTTTGCAAAACTCTCTGAATTTagctcttaaaacaaacaaaaaaagcaaaacacaataCACACAAAAAAGGTTGTTTTGATTGGAGATGTTAAGACACTTGTGGGATGACAGAGCAAAGGATTCTGAAGCATTCTGACTCTGTATtactctatggctgcatctgcacttcagaattagtgcagtttgataccactttaactgccatggatcaatgccagggaattctgggaattatagttgtggcaccagtgttttctgacagagaggactaaatgtctcacaaaactacattttccatgattccctagctttgagccatagcagttaaagtggtgtcaaagtggattacttctgcagtgcagatgcagccaaaaaaattaataaatttgaaatccaaaatagttcCGGTTCCAGGCGTTTTGGACAAAGGAGGCTCGACCTGTTGTgtcattttaaacagttttaaacagttttatcattttgtactgtattttattcatttaataagccatctattttaatattgtaatcatttaatcccattttaatgtACCGCTTctctatgtttttaaatgtactgttCTTTGAATATAGTTCTGGGAAAAGTAAGGGATAGTattactaacaacaacaacaacaacctgtatcTTTAGCCAATGTCTGTATATtccataataaaatttattttacaaaaataataaatcctCAATGGTACATCTCCTTCGGAGGATTCCTTTTACATTTAAGCATATAATATGTGGTCCCTTTGGAAGCCGGCAGTGATGAATAATATTGTAATgtcaaaaccaaccaaccaaccaaacaaaaaggTATACTGTAATATAGGTTATTAAATGTATGGTGCTAGATAAACCATGCACAAGGCTCTCTATTGGAGAACAAAATAAGTTGCATATTGTTTGAACCCACATGAACTATATAAACCATATAAACAAGAAAACTTGCTAACACTTGCATTGCAAAACGCTTGCAGTAGGGGCGCGGTGACTTTTTTCCTCTGTACTAATATTGCATTTTGTCATTACTTTGCAGGGTTTTTTCAGGAGGAGTCAACAAAGCAACGCCACATACTCTTGTCCCCGTCAGAAGAACTGTCTCATCGATCGAACGAGTCGAAATCGGTGCCAACATTGTCGGTTGCAGAAATGCCTTGCTGTGGGGATGTCGCGAGATGGTGAGCTTTACTGGTTCGGCTCCGCTGTCGTGGATGTGCGACACTCCTTAGCTTTGGGCTGGTTCATCCCATCCTTAAAATCTTACTCTTGAAATATCCTGCACCTCATAAGTCATTGACCCACCTAGTGGCTTTCAGGGTTGCTTACCGCCGGCATGCGTACATGGTCATGCACCACATTTCCCACACAGTGTGACAAAATGCCACCATAAACACCTCCCTGTTGTATTTTAGTAAAGATTGGGTCCTGCGTCATCCAGACTCCGTGGCgagaggatgttttatttggccggTGCAGACAGGACCTCAATTGTGTAAATTAAATATGCCTTCTGTTGCATTTCATTTGACGGAAATCTAATTCTATTTCTGAAAAAGAATCATCTTAAAATTTGGCCTTTTGATGACTGTTCCTGGATAAGCCACCTTCTTAAATGCTTCTTTTCCCCGGTGCAAAATATCTGATTTTACTAATGCTAACCAAAGGGAAGAACCCCCGTCCTCTGACATGAAGGGTCAAGCAAAAGTGTATTGCGATGTTGTTGCAATTTGCCTTGAAAGCTCCCCTACCCAGAGAGGCTTGTGTTATATCCGTCCTCCTAACATAGCACTTTAGTATTACAGTTGATGGAAGTTGTGAAGATTTTCATGCCTGATCCATCTTAccatgcatctacactgtagaaataatgcagtttgacaccacattaagtggaatcctgagatttgtagttttgcaaggtctttaccattctctgccaaagagtgctggtcccTCACCAAgctacacatctcaggattccacttaaagtggtgtcaaactgcgttatttctacagtgtagatgcaccccaaactGGTGCAACCTATGCAATGAGAATAGGTTTTATTCTCGACCTATGAGAATAAAAAATCTTATCTCGTGTGACTATATTTCAGCTGTAAAGTTTGGCCGAATGTCCAAAAAGCAGAGGGACAGCTTGTACGCAGAAGTGCAGAAGCACCggctgcagcaacagcagcggGATCACCAACAACAGCCTGGTGAGGCGGAGCCGTTGACGCCGACGTACAGCATCACCACCAACGGGCTGACGGAGCTTCACGATGACCTCAGCAATTACATTGACGGACATACCCCCGACGGCAGCAAAGCGGACTCCGCCGTCAGCAGCTTCTACTTGGACATCCAGCCGTCTCCGGACCAGTCGGGACTCGATATCAACGGCATCAAACCAGAACCGATCTGCGACTACACGCCGGCTTCGGGCTTCTTCCCCTATTGCTCTTTTACCAATGGAGAGACATCTCCGACAGTCTCCATGGCAGAATTAGGTAATGGTGACAGTCGACGGGAAAATCTGTGTTGTTTCTGTAATAGCTTTTCTACATCTTAAATGCAACATCTTTTGGCTTTGGGTCCCTGAAACCACATACAGACTTTAGGTTTTGGGTATGGCTGTAACTGCGTAGGCTGCTCTTACTGACTTCATCCcatagaattaatattaatactgtattattattgtgaagtcaagggctttcatggccagcattcatgattttttttttttttttgtgggtttttgggggctatgtggccatgttctagcagagttctttctgacgtttcgccagcatctgtggctggcatcttcagagaatgctggcaatgGAAGTGAATgggatatatacatacatactgtatgaCTCTAGTTTGGGAGGAgtcatttccatgttaatctgtattgttctgttgttgaatggtaaggtcTCAGGGtgcctatttaattaatgatccattgtctgataatagtattattattattattattattattattattgacagtaataataatgataatatcaACAACATTGATTTATtatgcccttttcaccaaagggtggaacatcagaCATGCTGgatatacttatgtataaatcCTGGGATAGTTATAGCAAATTCCTGAGTCTTGGTGCAGTGAttcctccacattttctggggttcggggtgaaggacccccccatgaatgtggaaaaaagtgaaaattttaaaaaattattctttttagttaagagaacacctctctaggaatatctaagtcctccagtgcaactctatggtcaacgtctacCAGAAATTGATCGTAGAAtcatgtgttttctctaggaacctctcgGTTCTCCaactcaactctatggtcaatttctggcagagttacGCTGGAGGGCCGAGAGATTCCTAAGGAGAAAATATGATTCCAAacggcaaataatcaaatctgcaaaagtcaaatttTCGAATCTGGAGGGACAGATTCTGGTTGCAtttgctttaaaaagtaaaagaccTCTCTCCCTGTGACCCTGGAAAACAAGGCCAagacagcatccatagttttgatCAAGATGGATCGGGTGTACGTTGACTTGTTGAATTTGAGAGATATATATTTATCCAAGGCCACTTATCCAGTAACCGCTCACTCACAGTGACATGCAATGAGAAGTATAACGCATTTTGGaaataaaaagaagcagaaatggaTGTTGGAGCCCCGTTTTTAATATTGCACAGATGGACAGAAGGAAACATGGGTAGTTTAATGGCTGGCTAGACCGAACACGTACGAAAGTAGCTGCAGGTAACCTTTTTTTAATGCATGCCGTTTCTTGTTCACTCTCGGCTTTAGAACATCTCGCACAGAACATTTCTAAATCGCACATGGAAACCTGCCAGTACTTGAGCGAGGAGCTCCAACAGATAACATGGCAAACGTTCCTGCAAGAAGAAATTGAGAACTACCAGAGCAAGGTATTTGCGAGGATGTGCATATAGGATGTGCAATCGTGGCATATAGTCCAGTTGTTAGTCTCGACTAAAGCAGACCTATTGATTCACTGGAAATGGCGTCAGTGTTGAATTgccaagtttccattgattcgGTAGGTCTGCTTTAATTGGGATGAAGAACTGGAATTAAGCCAttagttgcatctgcactgcagaattaatgcactgaT from Sceloporus undulatus isolate JIND9_A2432 ecotype Alabama chromosome 6, SceUnd_v1.1, whole genome shotgun sequence carries:
- the RORA gene encoding nuclear receptor ROR-alpha is translated as MQVSLFGGISVTKKTHTSQIEIIPCKICGDKSSGIHYGVITCEGCKGFFRRSQQSNATYSCPRQKNCLIDRTSRNRCQHCRLQKCLAVGMSRDAVKFGRMSKKQRDSLYAEVQKHRLQQQQRDHQQQPGEAEPLTPTYSITTNGLTELHDDLSNYIDGHTPDGSKADSAVSSFYLDIQPSPDQSGLDINGIKPEPICDYTPASGFFPYCSFTNGETSPTVSMAELEHLAQNISKSHMETCQYLSEELQQITWQTFLQEEIENYQSKQREVMWQLCAVKITEAIQYVVEFAKRIDGFMELCQNDQIVLLKAGSLEVVFIRMCRAFDSQNNTVYFDGKYAGPDVFKSLGCEDFISFVFEFGKSLCSMHLTEDEIALFSAFVLLSADRSWLQEKVKIEKLQQKIQLALQHVLQKNHREDGILTKLICKVSTLRALCGRHTEKLMAFRAIYPDIVRLHFPPLYKELFTSEFEPAIQMDG